A single genomic interval of Amblyomma americanum isolate KBUSLIRL-KWMA chromosome 11, ASM5285725v1, whole genome shotgun sequence harbors:
- the LOC144111093 gene encoding RAB7A-interacting MON1-CCZ1 complex subunit 1-like: MEEAAAKEITDEVDNLIRIVEDLKIKSVVPTLLESSFSKLLELKGRLKQGKLSKDTSSKEVLQDLAKVVLDITYCRENRLADNDFSDSDSLERVHAIIRSLEHVENITKHTGFGTVVEGLGEELAECIEWRKGALVYMFCQSKEGDDDHSWLNANHDTFLALLQQGIQHLTAMLNIRRPLNAEDVTVLSSESDVLELLEKGIYSDVHALSLMYGGEMCYWLVTYSRRWDRPLDTAQALPLGKRLLQDYIGAVEGPLQDAGWNCARARMLLAQLDEEAQC; the protein is encoded by the exons ATGGAGGAGGCTGCTGCGAAAGAAATCACCGACGAAGTCGACAATTTAATACGAATTGTCGAGGATCTGAAGATCAAATCTGTCG TGCCGACGTTACTGGAGTCGTCGTTTTCAAAGCTGCTAGAGCTCAAAGGCCGGCTTAAACAAGGCAAGCTTTCGAAGGATACCTCAAGCAAAGAAGTTTTGCAGGACTTGGCAAAG GTTGTCCTCGATATCACGTACTGCCGAGAGAACCGACTCGCCGACAACGATTTTTCAGACAGCGATTCCTTAGAACGAGTCCACGCCATCATCC GAAGCCTGGAACATGTCGAGAACATCACGAAGCACACAGGCTTCGGCACG GTGGTAGAGGGCCTTGGCGAGGAGCTGGCTGAATGCATCGAGTGGCGCAAGGGGGCGCTTGTCTACATGTTCTGTCAGAGCAAGGAAGGCGACGACGATCACAGCTGGCTCAACGCCAACCATGACACCTTCCTGGCG ttgctgcagcAAGGGATACAGCATCTCACGGCAATGCTGAACATCCGCCGTCCGCTGAATGCTGAAGATGTTACGGTGCTGTCTAGCGAGTCAGACGTGCTGGAACTTCTGGAGAAAG GTATCTACAGTGACGTGCACGCACTGTCCCTGATGTACGGCGGCGAGATGTGCTACTGGTTGGTGACGTACTCGAGGCGCTGGGACCGGCCATTGGACACTGCACAAGCATTGCCGCTCGGCAAGCGGTTGCTGCAGGACTACATCGGTGCCGTCGAGGGACCTCTGCAAGACGCCGGCTGGAACTGCGCTCGTGCCCGCATGCTTCTAGCACAACTGGACGAGGAGGCACAGTGCTGA